The proteins below come from a single Panicum hallii strain FIL2 chromosome 7, PHallii_v3.1, whole genome shotgun sequence genomic window:
- the LOC112899565 gene encoding leaf-specific thionin DB4-like isoform X3, with amino-acid sequence MGSKGLKSVIMCVLILGIILQVEGKSCCKSTPARNCYNICLRLRIHRLVCAKTCGCKIINGTKCPPGYPKLNLLPNSGEPDAIEYCNLGCVSSMCDTMNNEFVGEETKIDMERCSDACDRFCNGDTRIASVDA; translated from the exons ATGGGGAGCAAGGGTCTTAAGAGTGTAATCATGTGTGTGCTGATACTAGGGATAATCTTGCAAGTGGAGGGCAAGAGTTGCTGCAAGAGCACCCCTGCAAGAAACTGCTACAACATATGTCTTCGTCTGAGGATTCACCGGCTAGTCTGTGCAAAAACATGTGGCTGTAAAATCATAAATGGCACTAAATGCCCACCTGGTTACCCTAAATTGAACCTTCTCCCAAACTCCG GTGAACCAGATGCCATTGAGTACTGCAACTTAGGATGTGTGTCTTCTATGTGCGACACCATGAACAATG AATTTGTTGGCGAAGAGACGAAAATCGACATGGAACGCTGCAGTGATGCATGTGACCGTTTCTGCAATGGGGATACCCGCATCGCGTCCGTTGATGCATAA
- the LOC112899565 gene encoding leaf-specific thionin DB4-like isoform X4: MGSKGLKSVIMCVLILGIILQVEGKSCCKSTPARNCYNICLRLRIHRLVCAKTCGCKIINGTKCPPGYPKLNLLPNSGEPDAIEYCNLGCVSSMCDTMNNALEFVGEETKIDMERCSDACDRFCNGDTRIASVDA; this comes from the exons ATGGGGAGCAAGGGTCTTAAGAGTGTAATCATGTGTGTGCTGATACTAGGGATAATCTTGCAAGTGGAGGGCAAGAGTTGCTGCAAGAGCACCCCTGCAAGAAACTGCTACAACATATGTCTTCGTCTGAGGATTCACCGGCTAGTCTGTGCAAAAACATGTGGCTGTAAAATCATAAATGGCACTAAATGCCCACCTGGTTACCCTAAATTGAACCTTCTCCCAAACTCCG GTGAACCAGATGCCATTGAGTACTGCAACTTAGGATGTGTGTCTTCTATGTGCGACACCATGAACAATG CTCTAGAATTTGTTGGCGAAGAGACGAAAATCGACATGGAACGCTGCAGTGATGCATGTGACCGTTTCTGCAATGGGGATACCCGCATCGCGTCCGTTGATGCATAA